The Tistrella mobilis genome window below encodes:
- the mgtE gene encoding magnesium transporter yields the protein MRDDDDIQGREGEVATAAGEAEALYGVSDELVRRVADALDEGDAPTARMLVAELHAADIADLLERLSGDERRALVELQRDGFDPEILPHLGGNVRDQVIAQLGPRALAEALSELDSDDAIYLIEDLDDDIQAALLAAVPPATRRALEESLAYPEYSAGRLMQRDLIAMPAFWTVGRAIDFLRETPDLPEEFYEIFVVDPRHKPIGSVPLARMLRHPRKVLLRDIMDRDVDAIAAATDQEEVARLFRHYSLASAPVVDDQGRLIGVITFDDVVDVIQEEAEEDMALMAGVGSEVDVNASLASVVRQRIAWLGVNLGTALMVSSVISLFEATIEQIVALAVLMPIVASMGGNAGTQTLTVAVRALALKELTPSNAMRILTREVGVGTINGLVFGIAVGAVAAVIFDPFIGGVLFCALLANLVTAGLAGMLIPLALDRLKVDPAVSAGVFLTAVTDVVGFFAFLGLAQLVLL from the coding sequence TTGCGCGACGACGACGACATCCAGGGACGCGAAGGTGAGGTGGCCACCGCGGCGGGCGAGGCCGAAGCGCTCTACGGCGTTTCGGACGAACTGGTCCGCCGCGTGGCCGATGCCCTTGACGAAGGCGACGCGCCCACGGCGCGTATGCTTGTCGCCGAACTGCATGCTGCCGACATCGCCGATCTGCTGGAGCGGCTGTCGGGCGACGAGCGCCGTGCGCTGGTGGAGCTGCAGCGCGACGGCTTCGACCCTGAGATCCTGCCGCATCTGGGCGGCAATGTCCGCGATCAGGTCATCGCCCAGTTGGGCCCCCGGGCGCTGGCCGAAGCGCTGTCGGAACTGGACAGCGACGATGCGATCTACCTGATCGAGGATCTGGACGACGACATCCAGGCAGCACTGCTGGCGGCGGTGCCCCCCGCCACCCGGCGGGCGCTGGAGGAAAGCCTCGCCTATCCGGAATACTCCGCCGGCCGCCTGATGCAGCGCGACCTGATCGCGATGCCGGCCTTCTGGACGGTGGGGCGCGCGATCGACTTTCTGCGCGAAACCCCCGACCTGCCCGAGGAATTCTACGAAATCTTCGTGGTCGACCCGCGGCACAAGCCGATCGGGTCGGTGCCGCTGGCCCGCATGCTGCGCCATCCGCGCAAGGTGCTGTTGCGCGACATCATGGACCGTGACGTCGATGCGATCGCGGCCGCCACCGACCAGGAAGAGGTGGCCCGGCTGTTCCGGCACTACTCCCTGGCCTCGGCGCCGGTCGTCGACGATCAGGGCCGGCTGATCGGCGTGATCACCTTCGACGACGTGGTCGACGTCATCCAGGAAGAGGCCGAAGAGGACATGGCCCTGATGGCCGGTGTCGGCTCCGAGGTCGACGTGAATGCCAGCCTTGCCTCCGTCGTGCGCCAGCGCATCGCCTGGCTGGGGGTCAATCTGGGCACCGCGCTAATGGTCAGCTCGGTGATTTCGCTGTTCGAGGCGACGATCGAACAGATCGTCGCCCTGGCGGTGCTGATGCCGATCGTGGCTTCGATGGGCGGCAATGCCGGCACCCAGACCCTGACCGTGGCGGTCAGGGCGCTGGCGTTGAAGGAACTGACGCCGTCCAACGCCATGCGCATCCTGACCCGCGAGGTGGGGGTGGGTACGATCAACGGCCTGGTCTTCGGCATCGCGGTCGGCGCCGTGGCGGCGGTGATCTTCGACCCCTTCATCGGCGGGGTGCTGTTCTGCGCCCTGCTCGCTAATCTGGTGACGGCGGGCCTGGCCGGCATGCTGATCCCGCTGGCGCTGGACCGGTTGAAGGTCGACCCGGCGGTCTCGGCGGGCGTGTTCCTGACCGCGGTGACCGATGTGGTCGGGTTCTTCGCCTTTCTGGGGCTGGCTCAGCTCGTGCTGCTCTGA
- a CDS encoding TonB-dependent receptor — protein MNTVKNNTAGRAVAAALMLGTALTTGAAWTTAARAQTATQAALHDFDIPAQRLADALPVFGRQAGLQVSAHGDLVREATTGGVSGRLSVAAALDRLLAGTGLAHRLDAGGVVIFEAAAGNSAGGSTTLDPLMVQGARSADAFGNAADRAGSLTVTREDLERRNPATLKDVFAGEATVSVGGGQPVAQKIYVQGIEETNLAVTIDGARQNNKVFHHNATTLIDPALLKAVRVDPGVAPADAGPGALGGAIVYETADAADLLDPGEMAGGYVSTSWDSNGNTFTKGGSVYGRTTDGFEGLAFFKQADGDNYEAGNGREVSGTGAALQSILAKGAWESADGHRFELSGEQVQDDSVRPFRANIGRLTNRPADDRLYDLRRRNLVATYEDTTREGMWNPRVVLGWNETDLGVPSPDDTVVYSHGETTSLSGRVENRMFFTPDDSVTAGVDFYDDEASYKDRSSDMAETATNVGVYAQARLQPIDPLRLSFGLRGDQQWFEGVNGTEIDHAGLSGNASVAWDVRDDLTLKAGYSNVFGGVTLAENFILSERWTYAQGIKPVRSNNVTLGAEYRHEGFTFAAGVFRSRFKDARNEAFYETLPNGGGRDYTRGAELTSDFETEGYTLSAAYSWGPGFARISYTDTDLTIDGKPGDSDLGLYLGTPVGQLIAVEIAHRFETMGLLIGSTVEAAFENDDLVSQGNRSLEAYQALNLYAEYTPDLVNGLTLRGEVNNVFDQAYADRTTYGQEFSNVDPIYEPGRSFLIKATMAF, from the coding sequence ATGAATACGGTGAAGAACAATACGGCCGGGCGGGCCGTCGCGGCTGCACTGATGCTGGGAACGGCGCTGACGACGGGGGCAGCCTGGACCACCGCGGCACGGGCACAGACGGCCACACAGGCCGCCCTGCATGATTTCGACATCCCGGCCCAGAGACTGGCCGATGCGCTGCCGGTCTTCGGTCGTCAGGCGGGCCTCCAGGTCTCGGCCCATGGCGATCTGGTGCGCGAGGCCACGACCGGCGGTGTCTCCGGCCGGCTGAGCGTGGCGGCGGCACTCGACCGTCTGCTCGCGGGCACGGGGCTCGCCCATCGGCTCGATGCCGGCGGCGTGGTGATCTTCGAGGCCGCCGCAGGCAACAGCGCCGGCGGCAGCACCACCCTCGACCCGTTGATGGTCCAGGGTGCCCGCAGCGCCGATGCCTTTGGCAATGCCGCCGACCGCGCCGGATCGCTGACCGTCACCCGTGAGGATCTGGAACGGCGCAACCCGGCGACCCTCAAGGACGTCTTCGCGGGCGAGGCCACGGTCTCCGTCGGCGGCGGCCAGCCGGTCGCCCAGAAGATCTATGTCCAGGGCATCGAGGAAACCAATCTGGCGGTCACCATCGACGGCGCCCGCCAGAACAACAAGGTCTTCCACCACAACGCCACCACGCTGATCGATCCGGCCCTGCTCAAGGCCGTGCGGGTGGATCCGGGCGTCGCACCCGCCGATGCCGGGCCGGGCGCGCTCGGCGGCGCCATCGTCTATGAAACGGCGGATGCCGCCGACCTGCTCGATCCGGGCGAGATGGCCGGCGGCTATGTCTCGACCAGTTGGGACAGCAACGGCAACACCTTCACCAAGGGCGGGTCGGTCTATGGCCGTACCACCGACGGCTTCGAAGGGCTCGCCTTCTTCAAACAGGCCGATGGCGACAATTACGAAGCCGGCAATGGCCGCGAGGTCTCGGGTACCGGCGCCGCCCTGCAGAGCATCCTTGCGAAAGGTGCCTGGGAAAGCGCCGACGGCCACCGCTTCGAACTCTCGGGCGAGCAGGTGCAGGACGATTCGGTTCGCCCCTTCCGCGCCAATATCGGCCGGCTGACCAACCGCCCGGCCGACGACCGGCTCTATGATCTCCGCCGCCGCAATCTGGTCGCGACCTACGAGGACACGACCCGCGAGGGGATGTGGAACCCGCGCGTGGTTCTGGGCTGGAACGAGACGGATCTGGGCGTCCCCAGCCCCGACGATACGGTCGTCTACAGCCATGGCGAGACCACCAGCCTGTCGGGCCGGGTCGAGAACCGCATGTTCTTCACCCCCGACGACAGCGTCACCGCCGGTGTCGATTTCTACGACGACGAAGCCTCGTACAAGGACCGCAGCAGCGACATGGCAGAGACGGCGACCAATGTCGGCGTCTATGCCCAGGCCCGCCTGCAGCCGATCGACCCGCTGCGCCTCTCCTTCGGCCTGCGCGGCGACCAGCAGTGGTTCGAAGGCGTGAACGGCACCGAAATCGACCATGCCGGCCTCAGCGGCAATGCCTCAGTGGCCTGGGACGTTCGGGATGACCTGACGCTGAAAGCCGGTTATTCGAACGTCTTCGGTGGCGTGACGCTGGCTGAGAACTTCATTTTGAGTGAGCGCTGGACCTATGCGCAGGGAATCAAGCCGGTCCGCTCGAACAATGTGACCCTCGGCGCAGAATACCGGCATGAAGGCTTCACCTTTGCGGCCGGGGTGTTCCGCAGCCGGTTCAAGGACGCTCGCAATGAAGCCTTCTACGAGACGCTCCCCAACGGCGGGGGGCGCGACTATACCCGGGGGGCGGAACTGACGTCCGATTTCGAAACCGAAGGCTACACCCTGTCGGCCGCCTACAGCTGGGGGCCCGGCTTTGCACGGATTTCCTACACCGACACCGATCTCACCATCGACGGCAAGCCGGGTGATTCCGATCTGGGCCTCTATCTGGGGACGCCGGTCGGGCAGTTGATCGCGGTCGAGATTGCCCACCGTTTCGAGACGATGGGCCTGCTGATCGGCAGCACGGTCGAAGCCGCCTTCGAAAATGACGACCTCGTGAGCCAGGGCAATCGCTCACTCGAAGCTTATCAGGCCCTGAACCTCTATGCGGAATACACCCCGGATCTCGTGAACGGGCTGACCCTGCGCGGCGAGGTCAACAACGTCTTCGACCAGGCCTATGCCGATCGCACGACCTATGGCCAGGAATTCTCGAACGTCGACCCGATCTACGAGCCGGGCCGGTCCTTCCTGATCAAGGCGACCATGGCCTTCTGA
- a CDS encoding acyltransferase family protein: protein MDGAGSGKLAQDSGLPLTSSDEKPHMPTAPLRIDALQILRFIAAGLIVLHHTIGILHSRNIDGIPRIPGLIAGVDIFFVLSGFIMVHAFSPNGRRSVFMLKRIFRIVPLYWLLTTLLWAMAAAAPQRFTTVDADPAAWLMALLFLPQTLSGRIVEPVLHVGWTLNYEMAFYALFAACFAGTASRTAGRCAGVLIGLVIAGQIFDPADPVIAFYTSPLLLEFAAGMGAALLCRHRAEHLRPGAPWLLAAGILLLVLQVIWPVGGHRALIYGVPGLGIVLGTALLPVPRGWCSRAAIRLGDASYALYLVHPLVLATVAKLLVDTGHLRQALPLALIMMTLSVLAAFPCRHLIERPAQAWLQRRLKHRDRAQSSTS, encoded by the coding sequence TTGGATGGCGCCGGCAGCGGCAAGCTGGCACAAGATTCGGGTCTACCCTTGACATCTTCCGATGAAAAGCCACACATGCCGACCGCACCTCTTCGGATCGACGCTCTCCAGATCCTCCGCTTCATCGCTGCGGGGCTGATTGTTCTCCACCACACGATCGGCATCCTTCACAGCCGGAACATCGACGGCATCCCACGGATCCCCGGACTGATCGCCGGCGTCGACATATTCTTCGTGCTGTCGGGCTTCATCATGGTGCATGCCTTCAGCCCGAATGGCCGTCGATCCGTCTTCATGCTGAAACGCATCTTCCGCATCGTGCCACTCTACTGGCTGCTCACCACACTCCTCTGGGCGATGGCGGCCGCAGCGCCGCAGCGCTTCACTACCGTCGATGCCGATCCTGCTGCCTGGCTGATGGCACTCTTATTCCTGCCACAGACGCTGTCAGGGAGAATCGTGGAGCCCGTGCTTCACGTCGGCTGGACCCTCAATTACGAAATGGCCTTCTATGCCCTCTTCGCCGCCTGCTTCGCAGGGACGGCCAGCCGCACGGCCGGTCGCTGTGCCGGAGTTCTGATCGGGCTGGTCATTGCCGGTCAAATCTTCGATCCGGCCGATCCGGTCATCGCCTTCTATACCAGCCCCCTGCTGCTCGAATTCGCTGCCGGCATGGGGGCGGCCCTTCTTTGTCGGCACAGGGCGGAGCATCTGCGCCCGGGCGCGCCCTGGCTGCTGGCGGCAGGCATCCTGTTGCTGGTTTTGCAGGTGATCTGGCCGGTGGGCGGCCATCGGGCCCTGATCTACGGCGTGCCCGGCCTCGGCATCGTCCTCGGCACCGCACTGCTGCCTGTTCCCCGCGGGTGGTGCTCCCGTGCAGCCATCCGCCTGGGCGACGCCTCTTATGCCCTCTATCTCGTTCATCCACTGGTGCTGGCAACGGTCGCAAAGCTGCTTGTCGATACCGGCCATCTCCGTCAGGCCCTGCCGCTCGCCCTGATCATGATGACGCTCTCGGTCCTGGCGGCTTTCCCCTGCCGCCATCTCATCGAGCGTCCCGCGCAGGCCTGGTTGCAACGCCGCCTGAAGCACAGAGACAGGGCTCAGAGCAGCACGAGCTGA
- a CDS encoding YbjN domain-containing protein: MTGMTSIRGVVVAAALGMMLLAPQAVAAQQMIDGSDPDQILNLARGYGSANLEKSDNGDPLIRGRIDGVGYAIFFNDCTNNRDCDTLGFYAGWTDTNVTGAHVAEWNRSKRFSRAYIDDEGDPVLEFDVNLKGGVSRRNFDDTLDWWKTVMLDFRDQVINPN, encoded by the coding sequence ATGACTGGCATGACGTCGATCCGCGGCGTGGTGGTTGCCGCCGCACTGGGCATGATGCTGCTGGCGCCGCAGGCGGTGGCCGCGCAACAGATGATCGACGGTTCCGACCCCGACCAGATCCTGAATCTGGCCCGCGGCTACGGCTCCGCCAATCTGGAGAAGTCCGACAACGGCGATCCGCTGATCCGCGGCCGCATCGACGGTGTCGGCTATGCGATTTTCTTCAACGACTGCACCAACAACCGCGACTGCGACACGCTGGGCTTCTATGCCGGCTGGACCGACACCAACGTGACCGGGGCCCATGTTGCCGAGTGGAACCGCAGCAAACGTTTCAGCCGGGCCTATATCGACGACGAAGGCGATCCGGTGCTGGAATTCGATGTGAATCTGAAGGGCGGGGTCAGCCGGCGCAATTTCGACGACACGCTGGACTGGTGGAAGACGGTCATGCTCGACTTCCGTGATCAGGTGATCAACCCCAACTGA
- a CDS encoding DUF2937 family protein, translated as MGRWLLGRIDRLAGSICALVLGLGAAQAQGFALAYLQRLGGHLDEARRLLDQIRIGVAPYDQVAQPARAALESAAAARVDALAVARDAVAAADPFLRPLELLRRVDPEIARATWADYVPTLPVEPASLTYGLLGMVVAWLVYDAITGLIAWPFRRRAG; from the coding sequence ATGGGACGCTGGCTTCTGGGCCGCATCGACCGCCTGGCCGGCAGCATCTGCGCCCTGGTTCTGGGGCTTGGCGCGGCACAGGCACAGGGCTTCGCGCTGGCCTATCTGCAGCGCCTGGGCGGCCATCTGGACGAGGCCCGCCGGCTGCTGGATCAGATCCGCATCGGCGTGGCCCCCTATGACCAGGTGGCACAGCCGGCCCGGGCGGCGCTGGAATCCGCCGCCGCGGCGCGGGTGGACGCGCTTGCCGTCGCGCGCGATGCCGTGGCCGCGGCCGACCCTTTCCTCAGGCCGCTGGAGCTGCTGCGGCGGGTCGATCCCGAGATCGCCCGGGCGACCTGGGCCGATTACGTGCCGACCCTGCCGGTGGAGCCGGCCAGCCTGACCTATGGCCTTTTGGGCATGGTGGTGGCCTGGCTGGTCTATGACGCGATCACCGGGCTGATCGCCTGGCCCTTCCGGCGTCGCGCCGGGTGA
- a CDS encoding biotin transporter BioY, giving the protein MHARDVFRILFFTALTAVLGLFPPLDVPLIAVPITAQTLGVMLSGLVLGSWRAALAQMVFVALVMAGVPLLAGGRGGMGILTGPTGGFLIGWIPAAFVTGLLAEAGRPGWRRFILATITGGIGVVYLIGVPWAAMVTTLSPWQVLTGSMAFLPGDMIKAVTAAAIAVTLRDRGRSTAISFRR; this is encoded by the coding sequence ATGCACGCCCGCGACGTGTTCCGCATTCTGTTCTTTACGGCGCTGACCGCCGTGCTGGGCCTGTTCCCGCCGCTGGACGTGCCGCTGATCGCCGTGCCGATCACGGCCCAGACACTGGGCGTGATGCTCTCGGGCCTGGTGCTGGGATCGTGGCGGGCGGCGCTTGCCCAGATGGTCTTCGTGGCGCTGGTGATGGCCGGCGTACCGCTGCTCGCCGGCGGCCGCGGCGGCATGGGCATCCTGACCGGGCCGACCGGCGGATTTCTGATCGGCTGGATTCCGGCCGCCTTCGTCACCGGGCTGCTGGCCGAGGCGGGGCGCCCTGGCTGGCGACGTTTCATCCTGGCGACGATCACGGGCGGCATCGGCGTTGTCTATCTGATCGGGGTACCCTGGGCTGCGATGGTGACCACGCTCTCGCCCTGGCAGGTGCTGACGGGCAGCATGGCCTTCCTGCCCGGGGACATGATCAAGGCGGTGACGGCGGCCGCGATCGCGGTCACCCTCAGAGACCGCGGCCGGTCGACCGCGATATCCTTCAGGCGATGA
- a CDS encoding acylphosphatase — translation MALAITGRVQGVGYRWWFEGQARRYGLDGWVRNRRDGSVEALVSGPRAAVQAVIRRAHDGPPAARVEAVRSSQAEAPEAPGFRRKPTI, via the coding sequence ATGGCGCTTGCCATCACCGGCCGGGTGCAGGGGGTGGGCTATCGCTGGTGGTTCGAGGGCCAGGCCCGCCGCTACGGGCTGGATGGCTGGGTGCGCAACCGCCGTGACGGATCGGTGGAGGCACTGGTGTCGGGGCCGCGTGCGGCCGTGCAGGCCGTCATCCGCCGGGCCCATGACGGGCCGCCGGCCGCAAGGGTCGAGGCCGTGCGGAGCAGCCAGGCCGAGGCACCCGAGGCGCCCGGCTTCCGCCGTAAGCCAACCATCTGA
- the lipB gene encoding lipoyl(octanoyl) transferase LipB encodes MAGTLRGNGLSPVEWVIAPGLTDYEAAVAEMEARAARIREGTAGERVWLVEHPPILTAGTSAQQERDLLVPPRFPVYRTGRGGQITYHGPGQRVAYVMLDLKARGADIRAYVHGLESWVIRALDRFNVKGLTRDDRVGVWVERGDGFDDKIAAIGVRVRRWVSFHGISLNVEPDLGHYAGIVPCGVQGHGITSLVALGRPVGMVEADMALREAFEEVFGPTTDEVTAERGG; translated from the coding sequence ATGGCGGGAACTCTGCGGGGTAACGGGCTCTCACCGGTGGAATGGGTCATCGCCCCGGGGCTGACCGATTACGAAGCCGCTGTCGCCGAGATGGAGGCGCGCGCCGCCCGGATCCGCGAGGGGACTGCGGGGGAGCGGGTCTGGCTGGTCGAACATCCGCCGATCCTGACCGCCGGCACCAGCGCGCAGCAGGAACGCGATCTGCTGGTGCCGCCGCGCTTTCCGGTCTACCGGACCGGCCGCGGCGGCCAGATCACCTATCACGGCCCCGGCCAGCGCGTGGCCTATGTCATGCTCGACCTCAAGGCCCGCGGCGCCGATATCCGGGCCTATGTCCACGGGCTGGAAAGCTGGGTGATCCGGGCGCTGGACCGCTTCAACGTCAAGGGCCTCACCCGCGATGATCGAGTAGGGGTCTGGGTGGAACGCGGCGACGGATTCGACGACAAGATCGCCGCCATCGGCGTGCGGGTGCGCCGCTGGGTCAGCTTCCACGGCATTTCGCTGAATGTAGAGCCGGATCTCGGCCATTATGCCGGCATCGTGCCCTGCGGCGTGCAGGGCCACGGCATCACCTCGCTGGTGGCGCTGGGCCGGCCGGTGGGCATGGTGGAGGCCGATATGGCGCTGCGCGAAGCCTTCGAGGAGGTCTTCGGTCCCACCACCGACGAGGTCACCGCGGAGCGCGGCGGCTGA
- a CDS encoding NADP-dependent malic enzyme — translation MSKELRDGALEYHRLPKPGKFSIEPTKPLANQRDLALAYSPGVAYACEAIVEDPLNASLYTTRGNMVAVVTNGTAVLGLGAIGPLAAKPVMEGKAVLFKKFAGIDAVDIEIDERDPDKLVEIIASLEPSFGAINLEDIKAPECFEIEERLKDRMKIPVFHDDQHGTAIVVAAAMLNALRVVGKPLDQVKLVASGAGAAALACLDLLVELGLPRANITVTDIVGVVWKGRNEQMDPRKETYAVETEARTLAEVISGADIFLGLSAPRVLTAEMVKTMAPQPIIMALANPTPEILPDEARRVRPDAIIATGRSDFPNQVNNVLCFPFVFRGALDVGATTINIEMKKAAAQAIADLALAEPSSEVAQAYGGQELRFGPEYLIPKPFDPRLVVEVSSAVARAAMESGVATRPIEDFDAYRQVLSSYFFRSGLVMRTVFERAKAQPKRVVYADGEDERVLRAAQIVVDEGFAQPILIGRRAVVQRRIERLGLRLKLDKDIELCDPEDDPRYNTYWSEYHRLMCRRGVTPESARTVVRTRATVIGALMVHIGEADALICGPVSRFVKNLRHLKEIFGVRRGVSEPCAMQALILPTKTIFVADTQVEHKRSPEQIAEMTIMCAEEVRRFGITPKIALLSSSSFGTGETPSAQMMRDAFALVREQAPELEVEGEMQADAAISEEVRHRVFPGSLLQGSANLLITPDLDSGNIAFNLAKALTSGTSVGPVLIGLNHPAHILTPAVSVRGIVNLSALVVVDAIEKSRDTPWCPIPAEPA, via the coding sequence ATGTCGAAGGAACTGCGCGACGGCGCGCTCGAATATCATCGCCTGCCGAAGCCGGGCAAGTTCAGCATCGAGCCGACCAAGCCGCTCGCCAACCAGCGCGACCTCGCGCTCGCCTATTCTCCGGGCGTGGCCTATGCCTGCGAGGCGATCGTCGAGGATCCGCTCAACGCCTCGCTCTACACCACCCGCGGCAACATGGTCGCGGTGGTGACCAACGGCACGGCCGTTCTGGGCCTGGGTGCGATCGGCCCGCTGGCGGCCAAGCCGGTGATGGAAGGCAAGGCGGTTCTGTTCAAGAAGTTCGCCGGCATCGACGCGGTGGACATCGAGATCGACGAGCGCGACCCCGACAAACTGGTCGAGATCATCGCCAGTCTGGAGCCGTCTTTCGGCGCGATCAACCTTGAGGACATCAAGGCGCCGGAATGCTTCGAGATCGAGGAACGGCTGAAGGACCGGATGAAGATCCCGGTCTTCCACGACGACCAGCACGGCACCGCGATCGTGGTGGCGGCGGCGATGCTGAACGCGCTGCGCGTGGTGGGCAAGCCGCTGGATCAGGTGAAGCTGGTGGCCTCCGGCGCCGGTGCCGCGGCACTGGCCTGCCTGGACCTGCTGGTCGAGCTGGGCCTGCCGCGCGCCAACATCACCGTCACCGACATCGTCGGCGTGGTCTGGAAGGGCCGCAACGAGCAGATGGATCCGCGCAAGGAGACCTATGCGGTCGAGACCGAGGCGCGGACGCTGGCCGAGGTGATCTCCGGCGCCGACATCTTCCTGGGCCTGTCAGCCCCGCGGGTGCTGACGGCCGAGATGGTCAAGACCATGGCGCCGCAGCCGATCATCATGGCGCTGGCCAACCCGACGCCCGAGATTCTGCCCGACGAGGCGCGCCGGGTGCGCCCCGATGCGATCATCGCCACCGGCCGGTCGGACTTCCCCAACCAGGTCAACAACGTCCTCTGCTTCCCCTTCGTGTTCCGCGGCGCGCTGGATGTGGGCGCGACCACGATCAATATCGAGATGAAGAAGGCGGCCGCCCAGGCGATCGCCGATCTGGCCTTGGCCGAACCCTCGTCCGAGGTGGCGCAGGCCTATGGCGGACAGGAGCTGCGTTTCGGCCCGGAATATCTGATCCCGAAGCCCTTCGATCCCAGGCTGGTGGTCGAGGTGTCGTCGGCGGTGGCCCGGGCCGCGATGGAAAGCGGCGTCGCCACCCGGCCGATCGAGGATTTCGACGCCTATCGCCAGGTGCTGTCGTCCTATTTCTTCCGCTCGGGCCTGGTCATGCGGACCGTGTTCGAGCGCGCGAAGGCGCAGCCCAAGCGCGTGGTCTATGCCGATGGCGAGGATGAGCGCGTGCTGCGCGCAGCCCAGATCGTGGTCGACGAGGGCTTTGCCCAGCCGATCCTGATCGGCCGCCGCGCGGTGGTGCAGCGGCGCATCGAGCGGCTGGGGCTCAGGCTCAAGCTCGACAAGGACATCGAGCTCTGCGATCCCGAGGATGATCCGCGCTACAACACTTATTGGTCGGAATATCACCGGCTGATGTGCCGCCGCGGCGTCACGCCCGAAAGCGCCCGTACCGTGGTCCGCACCCGGGCGACGGTGATCGGCGCGCTGATGGTCCATATCGGCGAGGCCGACGCCCTGATCTGCGGCCCGGTCAGCCGGTTCGTGAAGAACCTGCGCCACCTGAAGGAGATCTTCGGGGTCCGCCGGGGGGTGAGCGAGCCCTGCGCCATGCAGGCGCTGATCCTGCCGACCAAGACGATCTTCGTGGCCGACACCCAGGTCGAGCACAAGCGCAGCCCCGAGCAGATCGCCGAAATGACGATCATGTGCGCCGAAGAGGTCCGCCGCTTCGGCATCACGCCCAAGATCGCCCTGCTGTCCTCGTCGAGCTTCGGCACCGGCGAGACGCCGTCGGCGCAGATGATGCGCGATGCCTTCGCCCTGGTCCGCGAACAGGCACCGGAGCTGGAGGTCGAGGGCGAGATGCAGGCCGACGCGGCCATCTCGGAAGAGGTGCGCCACCGGGTCTTCCCGGGGTCCCTGCTCCAGGGCTCGGCCAATCTGCTGATCACGCCGGACCTTGATTCCGGCAACATCGCCTTTAATCTCGCCAAGGCGCTCACCAGCGGCACCTCGGTCGGGCCGGTGCTGATCGGGCTCAACCATCCGGCCCATATTCTCACCCCCGCGGTGTCGGTGCGCGGTATCGTCAACCTGTCGGCCCTGGTGGTCGTGGACGCGATCGAAAAGTCGCGCGACACGCCCTGGTGCCCGATTCCGGCGGAACCTGCCTGA